DNA from Rubrobacter naiadicus:
AGCTGAGCGAGGAGCGTTAGGTAACGCCGGGCCGCCGCCACGAGAGGACCGCGAGCCCGCAGAAGACGAGGGCGCTGCCGAGCAGCGCGGGCGGGGTGAGGCGTTCTCCGAGCACGAAGACGCCGAGCAAACCCGCCGTCAGCGGTTCGGCGAGGGAGAGCGTCGTCGCGGTCGCGACCGGAACCAGCCTGAGCCCCCGGCCGAACAGGAAGTATGCCGCGGCGGTGGCCACGATCCCCAGGTGCAGCGCCACCCCGAGCCCGCGGGCCGTGGCGAGCCAGCCGGCACCGGTGAGCGCCAGCACCGGCGAGAGCAGAACGGCTCCCCCGGTGAAGAGCACGGCCATCACCGCCTCCGGTGGAATGCGCTTCAGAAGACCCTTGCTGGCGGTGGCGTAGGCCGCGTAGGAGGCACCCGCCCCTAAAGAGAGCAAGACGCCCGAGGGCGCCACGGAGATCTCGCTGCCGGAGCCGATCAGGAGCACGCACCCCGCGACCGCGAGCGCCGTGGCAAGCGCCCACCGGTACGAGAGCCTCTCACCGTGGACGAAAAATCCCATGAGCCCGCCGAAGACCGGGGAGCTTCCGATGGCGACGATCGTGCCGACCGCCACCCCGGTCCTCGACACGCCGCTGAAGAACAGCGCCTGGTATGCCGCCACCCCCGCACACCCCGTCGCCGTTGCGAAGAGGGGCCACCGGTGCCCGCGCAGCGTGCCGCGTGTCAGCGTGATCGCCAGCAGCGCCAGGCCCCCTATCGTGATCCTCGCCGCCCCGATGGCCTCCGGTGTGGCCGAGGGTGGGGCGAAGGCCCCGGCCGTACCGGTCGTGCCCCAGAGCACGGCGGCGAGGAGCACCAGGTAGTGTCCGGGGACCGCCTTCCCCGGCTCCTTCATCCCCGTGTTTTCGCTCATGATCCCATTTAGCCATCCGGAAGTTGGCGTGTCCAACGAAGGAGTTCGTTGGGATGGAACCGTGGGGCGGATCCGGCGACCCAAGATCCTCCGGACGGTGCGTTCGTCGTGCGCGGTCGGTCTTTTCTCTAAGTTCGGGGTCTCGCTCCGGATCGTCTCAGAGCCCGAAGAGCAGTTCGTACCCGAGGTAGAGGGCGCTCGCCCACATCACGAGCGCCGAGAGGCGGCCGAGGTGGGTGCGGACCGTGTCCAGCTTGCCGAAGGCCCTGCCGGCGGCGGACAGAGAGGCGAACCACAGCCAGGAGACCATTATGCTCGCGAGGGTGAAGGCGACCTTCGCGGCGCCATGGTAGGCCAGTGAGCCGGTGCCGATCACGCCTATCGTGTCCAGGATGGCGCCGGGGTTTAACAGCGAGACCGAGAGGGCGAAGAGGATCCGTCGCCTGAGCGTCTCCTCCGCCGCCCGCCTCCACTCTCCGTCGACCGCCGGGGCCTGGTGCCAGTTGGACCAGCCCAGGTAGATGAGGAAACCCATCCCGCCCAGGGTGAGCGCGATCTTCATCGGGGACAAGGAGAGGACCGCGACCGAGACGCCGAGCACGGCGGCGGAGATGAGCGCGGTGTCCGAAAGAGCGGCGGTCAGGACCACGGGCAGGGCCTCTCGGAAGCGGGTTCTGCTCGCTCCTTCGGAGAAGACGAACATGTTCTGGGGCCCGAGGACGACGATCAGGCCCAGAGCCAGCACAAACCCGTGTACGAAAGGCAAAATCAAGCCCCGAGATGGTATCCATCCGATCCCAACCTGGCAAGGCGGTGGAAGCGAGCCCCGCGTTGGAAAGCGGGCGGGACGGGTTAAAATTACCGGGTGAGAAACCCTCTCCGTACGAGATCCGTACAGGCCCCACACCGTATCCGAGCCTACCTCGCCGCCACCGCGGAGAGCCCCGTCGTGCTCGTGGCGGGAAGCGAGGAGTCGGCCGATCGCTACGCCCGCGAGGCGGCGTGTTTCACGCAGGATGCGGTCGTGCACCTGCCCTCGCGTGGGGCTATCTACGGGGACGTCTTCGACCCGCCCGTCGCGAACGTCGGCAGGAGACAGCGGGCGCTGCACGCTTTGGGCCGGGCGCGCATCGTCGTGGCCGGACCGCTCGCGTTCGCCGAGAGGACGCCCCTGCACGAGCCACTTGAGCTCTCCGGCGGCGTGGAGCTGGAGTTCGACGAGGCTCTGGAGAGGCTCGCCCGGCTCGGGTACGAGCGGGTGGACAGGATCTCGCGTCCCGGGGAGTTCGCCGTGCGCGGCGGGATCGTGGACCTCTTCCCGAGCACCCGGCGCTCCCCGGTGCGCGTCGAGTGGTGGGGGGACGAGGTCGAGAGCGTGCGGGTCGTCTCCCTGGCGACCCAGCGGGTCGTGAAGGACCTGAAGGCGGTGACGGTCTACGCTGCGCGCGAGGCCGACCTGGCGGCGCTCGCCGCGGAGAGCGGGGAGGAGCTGCCCGAAGAGGCGCTCCGGGGGGTGAGGGTAGTGGGGCTCGACCGGCTGCTCCTCGGCCTCGATCCCGTCTCACCGCGCGAGCTTTTGCCCGGGGGGGCCGAGATCTGGCGCGAAGAGCCGCAGGAGACGCTGCCGGAAGACCTGGACGGTCTGGTGCGCGAGCTCTACGACACGGCGGCATCCGAGCCGGATCTCGAGTTCACCGGTGCGGAGGATGGCGAGGCGGTCCTGGCGCCGCCGGTGGTGGCGTTCGGGGGTGGGTTGCGGGAGGTCGCCAGGAGGCTCGAGGCGCTCGTCGCGGACGGGCTTGCGGTTTTCATCGCCTGCGGTTCGGGGAGCGAGGTCAAGCGCACCGTCTACGCCTTCGGCGAGATCGGACGCGAGGTGAGGGAGGCCGCTCGCGTGGACGCGAGCCTTCCTCCCGGGCTCTACGCCGTACCCGGCGAGGTAGAAGAGGGGTTCGTCTACCCGGAGGACGGGGTCGCGGTCGTCAGGCGCGGGGATTTCCTGGGGAGGAGGGTTAAGGGCCGCAGGGGCGGCCGGACGCCGACGAGCTTCGCCGACCTCAAGCCCGGAGACCTCGTCGTGCACGACACGCAGGGTATCGGGCGCTTCGAGGGGCTCGTGGCGCGGGAGGCCCTGGGTGTCACCCGCGACTACATGGAGGTCAGCTACCGGGGTGGGGACAGGCTGTTCGTGCCCTACGAGCAGATGGACCTCTTGCACAAGTACGTGGGCGGCGAAGGGGCGCGGCTGGACCGGCTCGGCGGGAGTTCGTGGGCTCAGGTCACCGAGCGGGTCAGGAAGCGGGTCAAGGCGCTCGCCGGGGAGCTGCTGCGGCTGCACATCGTGCGCGCCTCGGCCGAAGGGTTCGCGTTTCCGGAGGATACGGAGTGGGAGCGGGAGCTCGAGGAGAGCTTCCCCTACCAGGAGACCCCGGACCAGCAGGCCGCGATCGCCGCGGTCAAGGCCGACATGCAGAGGCCGAAGCCGATGGACCGGCTGGTGTGCGGGGACGTGGGCTTCGGGAAGACCGAGGTCGCGGTCAGGGCGGCGTTCAAGGCGGCGCTCGCGGGCAAGCAGACGGTGATGCTCGCGCCGACCACCCTGCTCGTCCAGCAGCACGAGCGCACCTTCCGCGAGCGGCTGGAGCGCTTCGCGGTGCGCGTCGAGAGCCTCTCGCGGTTCACATCCCCGGCGGAGAGGAGGCGTATCCTCGAAGGGTTCGCCGCCGGGGAGGTGGACATCCTCATCGGGACGCACGCCCTGCTCGGGGCGGAGGTGAGGCCGAAGGACCTCGGGCTCGTCGTAGTCGACGAGGAGCAGCGCTTCGGGGTTGCGCACAAGGAGAGGATCAAACAGCTCAAGGCCTCGGTCGACGTACTCACGCTCACGGCCACCCCGATCCCGCGCACGATGCAGATGGCGCTCTCCTCCCTGCGGGACATAAGCGTGATCGAGACGCCGCCGGCGGGGAGGAGGCCCGTGCTCACCCACGTCGGGCCCTACGACGAGGACCTGGTGCGGCGTGCGGTAGAGCGCGAGCTCGGACGGGGCGGTCAGGTCTTCTTCGTGCACAACCGCATCGAGACCATAGAGGAGAGGGCCGAGCAGCTGCGCGGGCTGGTCCCCGGGGCTCGTTTCGCGGTGGTTCATGGTCGGATGCCCGAGCGGGAGCTCGAGGGCAAGATGCGCTCGTTCCTCGAAGGAGAGGTGGACGTGCTCGTCGCCACGACGATCATCGAGACCGGGCTCGACGTGGGGACGGCGAACACGCTCATCGTCGAGCGGGCGGACGCTCTGGGGCTCGCGCAGCTCTACCACCTGAGGGGAAGGATCGGGCGCTCCTCCGAGCAGGCCTACGCCTACCTCTTCGCGCCGCTCGGGGCGACGCGGGAGGCCCAGAGGCGGCTCGAGGCGCTTCTGGACTTCACCGAGCTCGGGAGCGGGTTCGCGGTCGCGATGCGGGACCTCGAGATCCGGGGCGCGGGCAACCTGCTCGGTGCGGAGCAGTCGGGGCACATAGCGGCCGTGGGCTTCGAGATGTACCTGCGGCTTCTGGAGGAGGCCGTCGAGGAGGCCCGGGGGAGGCCCGCAGCGCGGAGAGACGAGGCGCCGGTCGTGGTCGAGGTGCCGCTCGACGCGTACCTGCCGCCGGACTACGTGCAGGACGAGATAGAGCGGGTCTCCCTCTACCAGCGGGCCTCCGGCGCCGGGAGCATCGAGGAGGTCGAGGAGCTCGCCGAAGAGCTCGCCGACCGCTTCGGGGAGCCGCCTGCTCCCGCGCTCAACCTGCTCGGGATCACGCGCGTCAAGCTGCTCGCGAGGAGGGTGGGGGCCAGGTCCGTCTCCTACCGGCAGGGGACGCTCACCATCTCCGGGGTCACGCCCGATGCCAGGGCCGTTTCGGCCCTCGAGCGGACGACCGGGGCGGAAGTGTCGAGCCAGGCCGGCCGGATGCGGGTTCGCGGTGCCGCAGGAGACCCGCTCGAGGTCGCCGAGCGGGCGCTCGGGGCGCTCGGGCGCACCATGCTATAATCGCGGGCGTTTTGGGATCCAACCAGCTCGAGGTGAGATCTTGCGTTTTCTGAGCGGATCGTGGCGCCAGCGATCTCTGGTGACGTGGGGGTTGATCCTGTTCCTCGCCGCGGTGCTCTCCGGTTGCTCCGCCGCTTCCACGGTCGCCAACGTCGAGACGGGCTCGAGGAAGGTGGCTGTCTTCGACGGCGGTCAGATCACGCAGAGCGAGGTACAGAAGCAAATCGACGCGCTCGCCCGCCAGAGCGGGCTCAAGGAGGCGCCGCAGCCCGGCTCCGCCCAGTACAAGGCCGCCGTCTCGCAGGTCATGCCCCAGCTGGTGGACACCAAGATCGCCGAGGCCTACGCCAGAGAGCACGGGATCTCCGTCTCCAGCGGGGAGGTTCAGAAGGCCCTCGAGAACTTCAAGAAGCAGGCCGGTCAGCAGGCCCGGCAGCAGTTCGGGAAGAACCTCAGCGACGAGGAGGCCTTCCGGCAGGTGCTCAAGGGGTACGGGATAAACGAGAGCCAGGCCCGGCAGCAGATCCGGGTGGGGCTTCTCGTACGGAAGGTCGAGGACAGGGTCACGGGGAACGTGAGCCCCTCCGAGAAGCAGATAAAGAGCTACTACGAGAAGAACAAGGCCCAGTTCAAGGTGCCCGAGCGCCGTTGCTTCAGCGCGATAGTCTTCGCCCCGGACAAGGCGAAACAGAAGAAGCAGGCCGAGAAGGTGAAGAGCGAGCTCGAGAAAGGCGGGGACTTCGCGAAGCTCGCGAAGAAGTACTCCCAGGACCCCCGCAGCGCGAAGAAAGGGGGGAAGGTGGGGTGTGTCAGCAAGGGGCAGATCTCCCTCTCCGCGCTGGACAAGGCGATCTTTTCGGCGAAGAAGGGGAAGGTCTCCGGGCCGATCGAGGTCAAGAACCTCGGCTACTACCTGATCGAGGTGACGAAGATAGAGCCCGGGCA
Protein-coding regions in this window:
- a CDS encoding DMT family transporter, producing the protein MSENTGMKEPGKAVPGHYLVLLAAVLWGTTGTAGAFAPPSATPEAIGAARITIGGLALLAITLTRGTLRGHRWPLFATATGCAGVAAYQALFFSGVSRTGVAVGTIVAIGSSPVFGGLMGFFVHGERLSYRWALATALAVAGCVLLIGSGSEISVAPSGVLLSLGAGASYAAYATASKGLLKRIPPEAVMAVLFTGGAVLLSPVLALTGAGWLATARGLGVALHLGIVATAAAYFLFGRGLRLVPVATATTLSLAEPLTAGLLGVFVLGERLTPPALLGSALVFCGLAVLSWRRPGVT
- a CDS encoding LysE/ArgO family amino acid transporter, with protein sequence MILPFVHGFVLALGLIVVLGPQNMFVFSEGASRTRFREALPVVLTAALSDTALISAAVLGVSVAVLSLSPMKIALTLGGMGFLIYLGWSNWHQAPAVDGEWRRAAEETLRRRILFALSVSLLNPGAILDTIGVIGTGSLAYHGAAKVAFTLASIMVSWLWFASLSAAGRAFGKLDTVRTHLGRLSALVMWASALYLGYELLFGL
- the mfd gene encoding transcription-repair coupling factor, which encodes MLVAGSEESADRYAREAACFTQDAVVHLPSRGAIYGDVFDPPVANVGRRQRALHALGRARIVVAGPLAFAERTPLHEPLELSGGVELEFDEALERLARLGYERVDRISRPGEFAVRGGIVDLFPSTRRSPVRVEWWGDEVESVRVVSLATQRVVKDLKAVTVYAAREADLAALAAESGEELPEEALRGVRVVGLDRLLLGLDPVSPRELLPGGAEIWREEPQETLPEDLDGLVRELYDTAASEPDLEFTGAEDGEAVLAPPVVAFGGGLREVARRLEALVADGLAVFIACGSGSEVKRTVYAFGEIGREVREAARVDASLPPGLYAVPGEVEEGFVYPEDGVAVVRRGDFLGRRVKGRRGGRTPTSFADLKPGDLVVHDTQGIGRFEGLVAREALGVTRDYMEVSYRGGDRLFVPYEQMDLLHKYVGGEGARLDRLGGSSWAQVTERVRKRVKALAGELLRLHIVRASAEGFAFPEDTEWERELEESFPYQETPDQQAAIAAVKADMQRPKPMDRLVCGDVGFGKTEVAVRAAFKAALAGKQTVMLAPTTLLVQQHERTFRERLERFAVRVESLSRFTSPAERRRILEGFAAGEVDILIGTHALLGAEVRPKDLGLVVVDEEQRFGVAHKERIKQLKASVDVLTLTATPIPRTMQMALSSLRDISVIETPPAGRRPVLTHVGPYDEDLVRRAVERELGRGGQVFFVHNRIETIEERAEQLRGLVPGARFAVVHGRMPERELEGKMRSFLEGEVDVLVATTIIETGLDVGTANTLIVERADALGLAQLYHLRGRIGRSSEQAYAYLFAPLGATREAQRRLEALLDFTELGSGFAVAMRDLEIRGAGNLLGAEQSGHIAAVGFEMYLRLLEEAVEEARGRPAARRDEAPVVVEVPLDAYLPPDYVQDEIERVSLYQRASGAGSIEEVEELAEELADRFGEPPAPALNLLGITRVKLLARRVGARSVSYRQGTLTISGVTPDARAVSALERTTGAEVSSQAGRMRVRGAAGDPLEVAERALGALGRTML
- a CDS encoding peptidyl-prolyl cis-trans isomerase, whose protein sequence is MRFLSGSWRQRSLVTWGLILFLAAVLSGCSAASTVANVETGSRKVAVFDGGQITQSEVQKQIDALARQSGLKEAPQPGSAQYKAAVSQVMPQLVDTKIAEAYAREHGISVSSGEVQKALENFKKQAGQQARQQFGKNLSDEEAFRQVLKGYGINESQARQQIRVGLLVRKVEDRVTGNVSPSEKQIKSYYEKNKAQFKVPERRCFSAIVFAPDKAKQKKQAEKVKSELEKGGDFAKLAKKYSQDPRSAKKGGKVGCVSKGQISLSALDKAIFSAKKGKVSGPIEVKNLGYYLIEVTKIEPGHTTPLEKVAPQIKQHLAQQERARAFQKWLEQQKKSRDVKYLPAYRPQGSTS